DNA sequence from the Tenacibaculum mesophilum genome:
GCTTTTTCAGAAGTGCTGTATACGGCATAACATCCGATGAAAATAAGGAAAAGAGTAACTGTTTTCATAGTAGTTCAATGAAATAACAAAACCCTGAACATAAAAGTTCAGAGTTTTGTGTTTGCAACATTTAATAATTCAAATAGATATTCATATTTAAAACTTATAACTTATAGTTCCAAGGAAGGCTCTTGGATTTTGAGGAGTAATAGTACTCCATCCTGTATAATATTCTTCGTTTGCTAAATTATTTCCTTTTACACTAATTCTAAATTTATCAACTTCATAATAAATTGAGGCATTAAAAATAGTATAGGCAGGCAGGTAAAAATCACCTGCAGCAGGATAACCTACCATAGTATTATATTTACTTGCACCGTTTAACCCAAAACCTAATCCTACATTTTTAATAGCTCCTTCTTGGAATTTATAATCAGCCCAAAAATTATAAGAAGTTTCAGGGCCTGCTTCAGCTAAACGTTTATCAACTAAATCAGGTCTAGATTTTGATTTTGTTACTTTAGCATCATTATAGCTAATACCACCACGTAAGTTTAATCCGTCAACAGGGTTAGCATTCATTTCTAGCTCAAAACCTTTACTTTTAACAGTAGCGTCTTGTTGTTTATTAGCACCGAAACCCATAACTTTATCTTTAACTGTTATGTCATAATAACTTAAAGTAGTTTCCAGTTTATTATTAAATAAATTTGTTTTTATACCAAATTCTAATTGGTTTGCTTGTTCTAAATCATAAGATTGTAACTTAGAATCTCCGTCAGGGTTGGCGATATCAACAGGAACTCTTTCTGGATTAACATAAGAAAAACCATTTTGATAATTAGCAAAAACAGATAGTTGATCTAAAATTGGTTGGTAAACAATTCCGAATTTAGGAGAAAAAGTAGACTTAGTATATTCTTTTTCATCGTCACTTGGGTCGTTTGCATCACCTTTATAATTAAATCTATCATAACGAACCCCTGCCATTACCGATAGTTCTGGTAAAATGTTTATAACATCAGAAATATAACCGCTAAGAATATTTTGATTGATATCAGAATTAGCTCTTGAAGAGTTGGCTAAAACAGTATCAATATTTGCTCTTGTAGTTGGTAAATTAGGAAAACCAAAAGCAGGTGGTACAGGAATTAATTGCCCTTGAGGGTTTACAACATTAATCCCTTTTGGATCTGTACTATTGTCTAAAACTTGAGAGTCTAAATAATCGACACCAATAACTAACCTGTTTCTTAAAGAACCTAATTTAAAATCACCAGTAAAGTTTTGTTGTAATGTAAGTGTATTTGTTTCTGCATCTGATTTTATAGCATACGTTCCAAACAAATCATTTTGAACATTGTACAAATATGTATAGTATCCTTTAGATTTAGCATTACCGCCAGCTATAATTGTTTGAGAAGACCAATTGTCAGTAATTTTATAAGCTATTTCACCTCTGTAGTTTTGCGTTGGATTTTTAATAGAGATATCATTATTTGTAAATGATTTATTTCTATCGTAGTTTAATTCTTCTAAATTTTTATAGGTAAGCGGGGCTGACCTGTTTAAAAATAAGAAAGCTTGATTTGTTTGATCTGTTGAAGAAAGTTCATAATTAAAGTTTAAAGTTAACCTATTATTTACTTTGTAAGAAACAGATGGGGCTAAAAATAATGCTTTTCTAAACCCAGCATCTTGAAAGCTATCTTGTGTTTGATATCCAGCGTTTAATCGTAATGAAATGTTTTCATTATCTTCTAAGTTTGTGTTAAGATCTACTGTTAGTTTTTTAAATCCGAAAGAACCTCCACCAACGGTAATATTTCCTCCTGTTCCTTTGTATGGTTTTTTAGTGACAATATTAATTAAACCACCGTAAGATGTTACAGTACTCCCGTATAAGGTAGCAGAAGGCCCCTTTACAACTTCAATTCTTTCAACATTGTCTGGGTTTATAAACCCATTTGTAATTCCAGGAACACCGTTTACTAATTGTGGTTGAACAGAAAAACCGCGGATAGAGTAAAAACCTGCTCCATCACCACCTCTACCAGTAGATGACCATAATTTTTCAACACCTGTTGTATTTTTTAAAGCTTCTTCAAAACTAGTAACAGACTGTGATACTAGTAGTTGATTGGTAACTGTACTATATACCTGAGCATTTTCAATATTTTTCAAAGGTAATTTAGCTACATAAGCTGTTTTCTTTCTTGAGAATTTATTTTTTCTATGAGTGTCAATAGTAACTTCATTAAGTATCTCGTTACCCTCATATAAGGTAATTACTAAGTTTTTTGTACCACTATTAGTACTTATGTTTTTCGTTTTAAAGCCAACATAAGACACTATTAATGTTGTTTCTCCCTTTGTATTAGATAATGTAAAGTTACCATCAATGTCAGTTTGTACTCCATTTTTTGTCCCTTTAACAATAATATTAACCCCTACCAAAGGTTCATTGTTGTTGTCTAGTACAGTACCACTAATATTTCCCTCTTGTGCTACTGTGTTTACCATTACTAAAAATAATAGAATGGTAGTTAATAAGCCCTTCATTTTTTTTCTTATTTAGATTTAATAAATATAATTAAGCAAATGTATTTTAAGAAAAATTAACACCAAAATTTATTTAGAATTATTTTAAATAAATTTTAACACTAGTTTTTTATACAATAAGTCGCACAATGCCAAATAATGTTATAGTTAACATTGTTGTACGTACCAGGTGTCTTTTCTTCATGTGTAGCTTCTACGGTATAAGTAGTCTTTTTAGGTAGTTTAAATGTTACTAATCCTTTTTCATTGGTTTTTTCTTTTACCGACCATTTTCCTTGAGTGAATAAAGTAATTTCTCCTTCTTTAAGGGCAGTGCCTTTGTATAATACTTTTAAGGTAACTTCATCAGCATTTGTATGGTGTTTTGGAGTAACGTCGATAATTTCAATTCCTTCTGGGTTTGTACTTTTTAATTCTGTTATTGATGTACCTACGACAACTCTAGCTTTAGCATGATATTCGGGTTTAAAGGTTGTGTAATCGTATTTTGTAAAATCAAACACTTTTATATTTTTATTGTCAAGTGCAATGGTATATGTTCCTTTTTGTTTAGGAACGAAAGAGGTACTATAATAATCGTCTTTAGCTATTGTTTGTAAAGTTGTTTTAGTTCCATCAGGAGCGATTAACCAAATAGTAAAGTTTTTTACATTGTTATAGTTTTCTCCGCCTACTTTTTCAATTACACCTTCCGAAAACTCTCCAAAACGAACTTTTACTTCGTGTTCGTTGTTTAATGTTCCTGTAGAGCTAGTTTCAATCCAAATATAATGAGCAAAAGAATTGCTAAATACAGCTAAGAATAATAAAGTAAGAATTGATTTTTTCATTTTTTAATAATTTATAAAAACCACCTAAATTTTAGGTGGTTTTTGGGTTGTTAGAATAAGTTATAGGTAAGAGAAATCCTACCATTGATTCCTGGTTCAGATTGCCAATAAAGAAATTTATCGTTTTTGGTGCCAGAATATAAATGTTTATTTAAAATATTATTAATATTTAAAGCAATACGAAGTTTATTATTTTTCCAATGCACTCCACCATCCATTCTAAAATAGTCAGGAAGTTCTGCCTTATTATTGGCCCCTATTGTCCATGAAGTTCTATCTACTAAGTATTGATATCCTAAAGAAATTCCAAAGCCTTTTAAGGCAGAATTTTGATTAAAATTATAGTTTAACCAACCATTGGTAATATGTTTAGCGTGTCCTGCAATTCGAGTTCCTACTGCGTTTGATATGTTTGATTTTGCGATTTTCACATCTGTGTTAGCGTAATTTAATAATAAGTCTAATTCACTTGTAATGTGCGCTTGCATATCAAACTCAAAACCTTTTGATTCAACCTCACCAAGTAAAATACTAAACTGACGAGTAGGGTCGGTAGGATCGCTAGTAGTAATGTTATTCTTATTAATAATATATGCACTTAAAGAAGCGTTTATTTTACCATTTAACCAATTGGTTTTTAAACCAGCTTCGTAAATAGTTCCTTCAATAGGGTCAAATCTGTTTCCTGTATTATCTATGGCATCATTTGCTAAGAATGATTGATCATATAAACCGTACGCAGTAATTTGTGGAGTTATATCAGCACTCAAACCAATTCTAGGAGTAAACTTTTTAGTTGTAATATCTCCTTTAGGAGTTAACTGAGTGTATCTACCCGCTAATGTTAAACGTATTTTATTCTCTAAAAATCCTATTTCGTCTTGAGCATATATAGAGTTTATTTTTGTTCCATAAGAGTAAGAAGGTGTACGGTCTTTTAAAGGTGTACTTCTATCAAATACAGGAAAAATACGATCTCCGTAAGTTGGATTGTATATATTAAAAGGGTTTGTAGGAGTGTCTACTGCACCACCTTGATAAAAATCAGCAAAATACTCTTTATCCGTATAATCAAACCCTCCCATAACTTTATGGGTTACTGCTCCGGTATTAAAATTTCCGTTAGCATATAATTGAAAATATTCACTTTCAGAGATAGCATCCCAAATACTTACACTTCTAATAGCATCACCATTATTTTGCATACTATTTAACCAAGCAGAAGCTCCCTGTTGAGTATACAACATAGTAACATATTTTGCTTCTACTGACCAGTTATTATTAAAGCGATGTGTTAGTTGGTTTAATAAACTAACTTCTTTAATATCAGTATCAGGAAAATTACTGTCAACCATAGAAAAGTTCTTAGGAAGACTCCCAAATCCTTTATCTAAAGGAGCAAAAATATAAGCAGCTCCTAAAAGAGTGTTTAGTTTTTGAAAAGAAAACTCAGTTAAGAAGTCTGTTTTATCACTTATTTTATATGATAATGAAGGAGCAACACCAATACGTTCACTATCCTCAAACCTTCTATGACTTCCAGCGTTTTGATATAAAACGTTCAAACGAGCTAGTAAACGCTTATCACTTGTTAAAGATCCACCAAAATCTGCCGCAGCTCGATATGTATCAAAACTGCCTGCCATTAAGTTTATAGACCCTGTTTTTTCTTCGGTAGGTTTTTTTGTAACCACATTATAAAAACCACCAGGTTCACCCGCAGCCATCATAAAGCCTGAAGGTCCCTTGACAAATTCTATACGATCTATCATAAAAGTATCTTCAGATAAAGGTCCCCAAGAGTCTTGAATATTTACACCATTCCTAAAAGCTGGTAATCTAAACCCACGCATGTTAACACGTGCGAAATTTCCCCAATGCTCTATGTTACTAACCCCACTTACGTTTCTAAAAGCTCCTTCGAGCATGTTTGTAACAAGTTGATCTTGTAAAACCTCTGACCCAACTACCTGAATGTTTTGAGGTAGTTGTTTAATAGGTGTTTGTAAGCGTAAAGAATTAGAGACCTTCTTCTTAGCGTATCTGTTTTTTACTCCATTAATGGTGATTTCGTCTAACTCATCGATAGCTTCTTTAAGAAGAATCCTACCAAGATTTTTAGATTCATTATTTTTAAGTCTTACTGTAATTGATTTTTTCTCAAAACCAACCATTGATAAATTAATTACATACTTACCTTTTTTTAAGTTTTTAAACTCAAACTCTCCTTTTTCATTACTAATAATTCCATGATTTGTAGAACTTAAAGTTATATTCACAGAAGAGAGGAAGTTATTGTTTTCTGATACAATAAAACCCTTAACAGAGCTGTTTTGAGCGACTATTGATGTTGTAATAAATAAAAACAATACCAACAATATGGGTATGATTTTTTTCATTTTTTATTATTATTTAGATTTAATAAAGTTATTTTATGAGGCAAAAATATTTTAACAAAACTTAATGTCAAAACTTATTTAGATTAATTTTAAATAAAAAAATCTAAAATTTTGAAATTTAATGAGATATCAACATCTTTTTAATTTTGGTATATTTGTAAAGCACAACTAAAAACCTATTTAAAATGCATTGGAAAGACCTTTTAGCGCATTTAAAGTTCATGATAAAAAGGAACCCGGAATAGCTATTGTTGTTTGGTTTTGAAGTTTAGCTACTATTAATATAAATGATAGGCTAAATAAAGAAAGAGAGTTAATTATATAATTAACAAATTGTTGAATAATCAAATTAATTAAAGATGCCTTTTTATCATAAATTAGGAAAAATTCCACATAAGCGACATATCCAGTTTCGTAAAGAAGACGGAAGTTTATATTACGAACAATTATTTGGTACAATTGGTTTTGACGGAATGTCAACCAATAGTTATCATGAATATAGACCAACAATGGTTAAAGAAATTCGTAAGCAATACTCTATTGCTCCGAAAGTAGCAAAAGAAAATAATATCCAATCGTATCGTTTTAGAGGTTTTCAAGTTCCGCAAGAAAATGATTACTTACAAAGTAGAAAAGTAGTACTTACCAATTCTGACTGTAACATCATCTTATCGGCTCCAAAAGAATCTACTAAAGACTATTTTTATAAAAATACGGATGCAGATGAGGTAATTTTTATTCATAGAGGGACAGGGAAATTACGTACAATGCTTGGGAACTTAGATTTCAAGTATGGAGACTATTTAGTAATTCCTCGCGGAGTTATTTATAAATTGGATTTTGATACAGAAGACAACAGGTTGTTTATTGTAGAATCGTATCGTCCAGTTTACACCCCAAAAAGATACCGTAACTGGTTTGGTCAATTATTAGAGCACTCGCCATTTTGTGAGCGTGATATTCGCAGACCAGAAGAGCTAGAAACACATAACGAAAAAGGAGATTTCATTATCAATGTAAAGAAACAAAACGAAATTATTGAAATGGTATACGCAACACATCCTTTTGATGTTGTTGGGTATGATGGATATAACTATCCTTATGCTTTTTCAATTCATGATTTTGAACCAATAACAGGGCGTATACACCAACCGCCACCAGTACACCAAACATTTGAAACGGATGCTTTTGTAATTTGTAGTTTTGTTCCGAGGCTGTATGATTATCATCCAGAGGCTATTCCTGCACCATACAATCATAGTAATATTGACTCTGACGAAGTATTGTATTATGTTGATGGAGATTTTATGAGTAGAAATGATATAGATGCAGGTCATATTTCTTTACATCCAGCAGGTATTCCTCATGGGCCACATCCAGGAGCCACAGAAAGAAGTATCGGAGAAAAAGTAACTGAAGAACTAGCAGTAATGGTAGATACTTTTAAACCTTTAAAAGTAACTGAAGAAGCTATGAAAATAGCAGATGAAGATTATTATAAATCTTGGCTAGAGTAATTCAGTATATTAATGAGACAATTTGAAAATGTGTCAATTCAATTTTCAAATTAACTAATTATCAAATTTTCAAAATAGAGAAAAATGTCAAAAGAAATAAAATCAGTAAACTACGGTTTAGAAAAAATATTTGAAGGAGCGCAAGACTTCTTACCACTTTTAGGAACAGATTATGTAGAGTTTTATGTTGGTAATGCAAAGCAAGCAGCACACTTTTATAAAACGGCTTTCGGTTTTCAATCATATGCTTATAAAGGGTTAGAAACAGGGTCTACAGAAGAAGTAAGTTATGTTATTAAGCAAGACAAAATTAAGCTGGTTTTAACAACACCATTAAATAGTAAATCTCCAATTAATGATCATATTGTAAAACATGGTGATGGAGTTAAAGTGGTAGCGCTTTGGGTAGAAGATGCAAGAAAAGCATACGAAGAAACAACTTCACGTGGTGCAAAATCGTACATGGAGCCTACTGTAGAAAAAGATGAGCACGGAGAAGTTGTAAGAGCAGGGATTTATACGTATGGAGAAACAGTTCATATGTTTGTTGAGCGTAAAAACTATAACGGAACATTTTTACCAGGTTTCCAAAAATGGGAATCAGATTATAATCCACCAGCAGCAGGATTAAAATATATCGACCACATGGTAGGTAATGTTGGTTGGAATCAAATGGATGTTTGGGTAAAATGGTATGAAGATGTAATGGGGTTTGAAAACTTTTTATCATTTGATGATAAGCAAATTCATACAGAATATTCAGCGTTAATGAGTAAAGTAATGTCTAACGGAAATGGAAGAATTAAATTTCCAATAAATGAACCAGCTGAAGGAAAAAAACGTTCTCAAATTGAAGAGTATTTAGATTTTTATGAAGGAGCAGGAGTACAACACATTGCGGTTGCTACTGATGATATTATAAAAACAGTAAGCCAATTAAGGTCTCAAGGAGTAGAGTTCTTATCAACACCACCAGAAGAATATTATAAAGCAGTTCCAGGAAGATTAGAAGAATTTAGTCACGAGCTAAGAGAAGATATTGAAAAGCTAAAATCTTTAGGAATTATGATTGATGCTGATGAAGAAGGATATTTATTACAAATTTTCACAAAACCAGTAGAAGATCGTCCAACTTTATTCTTTGAAATTATTCAAAGAATGGGAGCCCGTGGTTTTGGAGCTGGAAACTTTAAAGCATTGTTCGAATCAATTGAAAGAGAACAACAATTAAGAGGAACTTTATAGACTAAGATAGATAATAGAAAAAAGAGAAAAGAAAATAGATAGTTAGACTGTCTGTTTTCTCTTTTCTCTTTTCTTTTTTCTCAAAAAAACAAGAAAATGAGTAAAGAAGAAATATTAAAG
Encoded proteins:
- a CDS encoding TonB-dependent receptor, which encodes MKGLLTTILLFLVMVNTVAQEGNISGTVLDNNNEPLVGVNIIVKGTKNGVQTDIDGNFTLSNTKGETTLIVSYVGFKTKNISTNSGTKNLVITLYEGNEILNEVTIDTHRKNKFSRKKTAYVAKLPLKNIENAQVYSTVTNQLLVSQSVTSFEEALKNTTGVEKLWSSTGRGGDGAGFYSIRGFSVQPQLVNGVPGITNGFINPDNVERIEVVKGPSATLYGSTVTSYGGLINIVTKKPYKGTGGNITVGGGSFGFKKLTVDLNTNLEDNENISLRLNAGYQTQDSFQDAGFRKALFLAPSVSYKVNNRLTLNFNYELSSTDQTNQAFLFLNRSAPLTYKNLEELNYDRNKSFTNNDISIKNPTQNYRGEIAYKITDNWSSQTIIAGGNAKSKGYYTYLYNVQNDLFGTYAIKSDAETNTLTLQQNFTGDFKLGSLRNRLVIGVDYLDSQVLDNSTDPKGINVVNPQGQLIPVPPAFGFPNLPTTRANIDTVLANSSRANSDINQNILSGYISDVINILPELSVMAGVRYDRFNYKGDANDPSDDEKEYTKSTFSPKFGIVYQPILDQLSVFANYQNGFSYVNPERVPVDIANPDGDSKLQSYDLEQANQLEFGIKTNLFNNKLETTLSYYDITVKDKVMGFGANKQQDATVKSKGFELEMNANPVDGLNLRGGISYNDAKVTKSKSRPDLVDKRLAEAGPETSYNFWADYKFQEGAIKNVGLGFGLNGASKYNTMVGYPAAGDFYLPAYTIFNASIYYEVDKFRISVKGNNLANEEYYTGWSTITPQNPRAFLGTISYKF
- a CDS encoding DUF4198 domain-containing protein, with protein sequence MKKSILTLLFLAVFSNSFAHYIWIETSSTGTLNNEHEVKVRFGEFSEGVIEKVGGENYNNVKNFTIWLIAPDGTKTTLQTIAKDDYYSTSFVPKQKGTYTIALDNKNIKVFDFTKYDYTTFKPEYHAKARVVVGTSITELKSTNPEGIEIIDVTPKHHTNADEVTLKVLYKGTALKEGEITLFTQGKWSVKEKTNEKGLVTFKLPKKTTYTVEATHEEKTPGTYNNVNYNIIWHCATYCIKN
- a CDS encoding TonB-dependent receptor domain-containing protein, giving the protein MKKIIPILLVLFLFITTSIVAQNSSVKGFIVSENNNFLSSVNITLSSTNHGIISNEKGEFEFKNLKKGKYVINLSMVGFEKKSITVRLKNNESKNLGRILLKEAIDELDEITINGVKNRYAKKKVSNSLRLQTPIKQLPQNIQVVGSEVLQDQLVTNMLEGAFRNVSGVSNIEHWGNFARVNMRGFRLPAFRNGVNIQDSWGPLSEDTFMIDRIEFVKGPSGFMMAAGEPGGFYNVVTKKPTEEKTGSINLMAGSFDTYRAAADFGGSLTSDKRLLARLNVLYQNAGSHRRFEDSERIGVAPSLSYKISDKTDFLTEFSFQKLNTLLGAAYIFAPLDKGFGSLPKNFSMVDSNFPDTDIKEVSLLNQLTHRFNNNWSVEAKYVTMLYTQQGASAWLNSMQNNGDAIRSVSIWDAISESEYFQLYANGNFNTGAVTHKVMGGFDYTDKEYFADFYQGGAVDTPTNPFNIYNPTYGDRIFPVFDRSTPLKDRTPSYSYGTKINSIYAQDEIGFLENKIRLTLAGRYTQLTPKGDITTKKFTPRIGLSADITPQITAYGLYDQSFLANDAIDNTGNRFDPIEGTIYEAGLKTNWLNGKINASLSAYIINKNNITTSDPTDPTRQFSILLGEVESKGFEFDMQAHITSELDLLLNYANTDVKIAKSNISNAVGTRIAGHAKHITNGWLNYNFNQNSALKGFGISLGYQYLVDRTSWTIGANNKAELPDYFRMDGGVHWKNNKLRIALNINNILNKHLYSGTKNDKFLYWQSEPGINGRISLTYNLF
- a CDS encoding homogentisate 1,2-dioxygenase — protein: MPFYHKLGKIPHKRHIQFRKEDGSLYYEQLFGTIGFDGMSTNSYHEYRPTMVKEIRKQYSIAPKVAKENNIQSYRFRGFQVPQENDYLQSRKVVLTNSDCNIILSAPKESTKDYFYKNTDADEVIFIHRGTGKLRTMLGNLDFKYGDYLVIPRGVIYKLDFDTEDNRLFIVESYRPVYTPKRYRNWFGQLLEHSPFCERDIRRPEELETHNEKGDFIINVKKQNEIIEMVYATHPFDVVGYDGYNYPYAFSIHDFEPITGRIHQPPPVHQTFETDAFVICSFVPRLYDYHPEAIPAPYNHSNIDSDEVLYYVDGDFMSRNDIDAGHISLHPAGIPHGPHPGATERSIGEKVTEELAVMVDTFKPLKVTEEAMKIADEDYYKSWLE
- the hppD gene encoding 4-hydroxyphenylpyruvate dioxygenase: MSKEIKSVNYGLEKIFEGAQDFLPLLGTDYVEFYVGNAKQAAHFYKTAFGFQSYAYKGLETGSTEEVSYVIKQDKIKLVLTTPLNSKSPINDHIVKHGDGVKVVALWVEDARKAYEETTSRGAKSYMEPTVEKDEHGEVVRAGIYTYGETVHMFVERKNYNGTFLPGFQKWESDYNPPAAGLKYIDHMVGNVGWNQMDVWVKWYEDVMGFENFLSFDDKQIHTEYSALMSKVMSNGNGRIKFPINEPAEGKKRSQIEEYLDFYEGAGVQHIAVATDDIIKTVSQLRSQGVEFLSTPPEEYYKAVPGRLEEFSHELREDIEKLKSLGIMIDADEEGYLLQIFTKPVEDRPTLFFEIIQRMGARGFGAGNFKALFESIEREQQLRGTL